The following are from one region of the Paenibacillus protaetiae genome:
- a CDS encoding carbohydrate ABC transporter permease yields the protein MSFSAKNVRGGIRHILMILFCLLMVYPVFWWIGASLKSNEELTSASLWPDHPLWSNFKNGWNSVPGHSFTDFYVNTFGLEIAVLITTFVSCTLVAFGFARLDFPLKNFWFSILMLTLMLPAQVLIIPQYAMFHQFGWVNTYLPFIVPHLLASGAGGTFFVFLLIQFIRGVPRELDESAKIDGCSWFGIYWRIVMPLTKPAIVTVSIFCFLWNWDDFLGHLLYINSVDKYTVGLALKMINDSQSGTQWGQVLAMSLVSIVPATIVFAFAQKQLVEGVATTGIKG from the coding sequence ATGAGCTTTTCGGCGAAAAATGTAAGAGGCGGCATCCGCCACATTTTAATGATTTTGTTTTGCCTGCTGATGGTGTATCCGGTGTTCTGGTGGATTGGCGCTTCCTTAAAATCGAATGAAGAGCTGACCTCCGCCAGCCTGTGGCCGGATCATCCGCTTTGGAGCAACTTCAAGAACGGTTGGAATTCCGTGCCGGGACATTCGTTTACGGATTTTTATGTCAACACCTTTGGACTTGAAATTGCCGTATTGATTACGACGTTTGTATCTTGTACGCTTGTTGCTTTCGGGTTTGCAAGGCTGGACTTCCCGCTCAAAAACTTCTGGTTCAGCATTCTGATGCTGACCCTGATGCTGCCGGCACAAGTGCTGATTATTCCGCAATATGCGATGTTCCACCAGTTCGGATGGGTTAACACGTATTTGCCGTTTATCGTTCCGCATTTGCTTGCTTCCGGCGCGGGCGGCACGTTCTTCGTCTTCCTGCTCATTCAATTCATTCGCGGCGTGCCGCGCGAGCTGGACGAATCGGCCAAAATCGACGGCTGCTCCTGGTTCGGGATTTACTGGAGAATCGTCATGCCGCTTACCAAACCAGCCATCGTAACCGTAAGCATTTTCTGCTTCCTGTGGAACTGGGATGACTTTCTTGGCCATTTGCTGTATATTAATTCGGTCGACAAATATACGGTAGGGCTTGCTCTGAAAATGATTAATGACTCGCAATCCGGTACGCAGTGGGGACAAGTGCTAGCAATGTCGCTTGTATCCATCGTTCCGGCAACGATCGTATTCGCTTTCGCTCAGAAACAGCTGGTGGAAGGCGTTGCAACAACCGGTATTAAAGGCTAA
- a CDS encoding ABC transporter ATP-binding protein, which produces MGKMSIASDAGLSLDYSKPFENARGRGQKPLRLLMQLYRGHWDKVLLSALFYTIKSSPVFVLPIVTANVINMITYPDRHSMNEFWINLAVIVAVIVQNIGTHTLHVSYISKAVRHVEAGLRSTLVRKLQQLSLSYHGDLSGGKLQAKVLRDVEAIDFLSRQMMMTIIPAFINLVIVVGITLYHSWMVALFFVLMGPAAIVLVRVFQRWMSKRNREVRQTIEEMSGKVSETVEMIPVTRAHGLEDVEIRKVDGALHHIRERGHRLDVLEAYFGSTSWVAFQLFQVACLFFTGYLAHAGYMEIGDIVMYQGFFGMMVGSVNSILNVYPNLLKGTESLHSVSEVLMSSQTEEYRGRVRPDDIRGEFEFSGVGFKYHNGDRHVLEDLTLHVRPGEKVAFVGESGSGKSTILNLIIGFYRPQKGMIRIDGIPMDDLRMKRYRQSLAIVLQNNILFSGTIRENITYGLPEIPEERLQKAIWMANLQDVIDSLPEGLDTKVGEHGGRLSGGQRQRIAIARALVRDPRIIILDEATSALDNVSEKHVQEAMEQLMEGRTTFIVAHRLSTIRNVDRIVVMKKGRIAEMGSYDELMANRGEFYKLRNI; this is translated from the coding sequence ATGGGAAAAATGTCTATTGCTTCGGATGCCGGGCTGTCGCTCGATTATTCGAAGCCGTTTGAGAACGCGCGCGGCCGCGGTCAGAAGCCGCTTCGGCTTCTGATGCAGCTGTACCGGGGCCACTGGGACAAAGTGCTGCTGTCGGCCTTGTTTTATACGATCAAATCGTCGCCGGTTTTTGTCCTGCCGATTGTAACGGCGAATGTCATAAACATGATTACATATCCCGACCGGCATTCGATGAACGAATTTTGGATCAATCTGGCCGTCATCGTAGCGGTTATTGTCCAAAATATCGGGACCCATACGCTTCATGTCAGTTATATCAGCAAAGCGGTCCGCCATGTGGAAGCGGGACTGCGGAGCACGCTCGTCCGCAAGCTGCAGCAGCTGTCGCTCAGCTATCACGGCGATTTGAGCGGCGGCAAGCTGCAGGCGAAGGTGCTGCGGGACGTCGAAGCGATTGATTTCTTGTCGCGTCAAATGATGATGACGATTATTCCGGCTTTTATCAATCTGGTTATTGTCGTTGGCATTACGCTTTATCACAGCTGGATGGTCGCTTTGTTTTTTGTGCTGATGGGACCTGCGGCCATCGTGCTTGTCCGCGTATTTCAGCGCTGGATGTCGAAGCGCAACCGGGAAGTGAGGCAGACCATTGAGGAGATGTCCGGCAAAGTGTCGGAGACGGTCGAGATGATTCCGGTCACGCGGGCGCATGGCCTGGAGGATGTGGAAATCCGCAAGGTAGACGGCGCGCTGCATCATATCCGTGAGCGGGGGCACCGGCTGGACGTGCTGGAAGCGTATTTTGGCTCGACGAGCTGGGTGGCGTTCCAGTTGTTCCAGGTTGCTTGCTTGTTTTTTACGGGATACCTTGCGCATGCCGGTTATATGGAGATTGGCGATATTGTCATGTATCAAGGCTTTTTCGGCATGATGGTCGGCTCGGTCAACTCCATTCTGAACGTCTACCCTAACCTGTTGAAAGGAACGGAATCGCTTCATTCGGTATCCGAGGTGCTGATGTCTTCACAAACAGAGGAATACCGCGGCCGGGTGAGGCCGGATGACATTCGCGGGGAATTCGAGTTTAGCGGCGTTGGGTTCAAATACCATAACGGCGACCGGCATGTGCTGGAAGATTTGACGCTGCATGTGCGGCCGGGTGAGAAGGTGGCTTTTGTAGGGGAGTCGGGCTCCGGCAAATCGACGATTCTGAACCTTATTATCGGATTTTACCGCCCGCAAAAAGGGATGATCCGCATCGACGGCATTCCGATGGATGACCTCCGGATGAAACGTTATCGCCAGTCGCTTGCAATCGTGCTGCAAAACAACATTTTATTCTCCGGCACGATCCGGGAAAACATTACGTACGGCTTGCCGGAAATTCCGGAAGAACGGCTGCAGAAGGCGATCTGGATGGCCAATCTGCAGGATGTGATCGACAGCCTGCCGGAGGGGCTGGATACGAAAGTCGGCGAGCACGGCGGCCGTCTGTCCGGCGGGCAGCGGCAGCGCATTGCCATTGCCCGGGCGCTTGTCCGCGACCCGCGCATCATTATATTGGATGAAGCGACATCCGCTTTGGACAATGTCAGCGAAAAGCATGTTCAGGAGGCGATGGAGCAGCTGATGGAAGGGCGCACGACGTTTATTGTCGCGCACCGGCTGTCAACGATCCGCAATGTTGACCGCATTGTCGTCATGAAGAAAGGGCGCATTGCCGAGATGGGAAGCTATGACGAGCTGATGGCAAACCGCGGCGAGTTTTACAAGCTCAGAAATATATAA
- a CDS encoding sensor histidine kinase: MVNPFKRYRIDYLFFGSIAALIVAILGCTIWASYVLTSNEMVKATSDNQQKLLDQLNSEIALRLVTLEQISLSTSRDTALLSFLNRSEAMDQFTRLQKYKEVQQSLANLTYSIPLIQGIDLYMDNPFQSEQNSYIQFRDLKKASSQNWYAAMQKNDSYWAVKQTISTFQGNVNVISFVRSIEYNNHLLGYLVLHAKAQTIEEMLAGTSQDANRMMLDESGQPIISIGSVPDAKEWASWKNKLNDSSGLLHLKGEHRGEVLLVYSKTKQSNWTMVEVTPWSTITKGSLRLAFAIGLIGVAAIVLALILALWVSRQFTSPIYKLVSVMKRYTLSGKKEELPEDYRNEFGFLFTGYRKQMERIEELYKSLEIRHEQLRKAELESLQANINPHFLYNTLDQLNWMAIGSGQHEMSRILELMGRMFRIGLSNGESFITIADELEHIGCYLEIQRIRLGQGLEYEIEADETVRRLFTPKMLLQPFVENSVMHGFHASGKGKIWIKMRIRDGRLVITVEDDGIGLNPEPKPRKMSKTGGYGVRNVRERIRTHFGEPYDVELLARPEGGTIVEIVIPVLHKRPGTFLE; the protein is encoded by the coding sequence ATGGTCAATCCATTTAAACGTTATCGCATTGACTACTTGTTTTTTGGAAGCATTGCCGCATTAATTGTTGCGATATTGGGCTGCACCATTTGGGCCAGCTATGTATTGACCTCGAACGAAATGGTCAAAGCGACCTCCGACAACCAGCAGAAGCTGCTGGACCAGCTGAACAGTGAAATTGCGCTGCGGCTGGTGACCTTGGAGCAAATCTCGTTGTCCACCTCCCGGGATACGGCGCTGCTCAGCTTTTTGAACCGAAGCGAGGCGATGGACCAGTTCACCAGGCTGCAAAAATATAAAGAAGTTCAGCAGTCGCTAGCGAATTTGACTTATTCGATTCCGCTGATTCAAGGCATTGACTTGTATATGGACAATCCGTTTCAATCGGAACAAAACAGCTATATCCAGTTCCGTGATTTAAAGAAAGCCTCTTCGCAAAACTGGTATGCCGCAATGCAAAAAAACGATTCCTATTGGGCGGTAAAGCAAACGATCTCCACGTTTCAGGGCAATGTGAATGTGATCAGCTTTGTCCGGTCCATTGAATATAACAATCATCTGCTTGGTTATTTGGTATTGCATGCCAAAGCGCAGACGATTGAGGAAATGCTGGCCGGCACTTCACAGGACGCCAACCGGATGATGCTGGATGAATCCGGCCAGCCGATTATTTCGATCGGCAGCGTACCGGATGCAAAGGAATGGGCTTCGTGGAAAAACAAGCTGAACGACAGCTCCGGCCTGCTTCATTTAAAAGGAGAGCACCGGGGAGAAGTGCTGCTGGTTTACTCCAAGACGAAGCAGTCCAACTGGACCATGGTAGAAGTGACCCCATGGTCTACGATTACGAAAGGCAGTCTCCGGCTCGCATTTGCGATCGGGCTGATCGGTGTTGCCGCCATCGTACTGGCGCTAATCCTTGCGCTTTGGGTAAGCCGGCAATTCACTTCACCGATCTATAAGCTAGTTTCAGTCATGAAGCGGTATACGCTGTCGGGCAAAAAGGAAGAACTGCCGGAAGATTACCGCAATGAATTTGGATTTCTGTTTACGGGTTACCGGAAACAGATGGAGCGGATCGAGGAGCTGTACAAATCGCTGGAGATCCGCCACGAGCAGCTGCGCAAAGCGGAACTTGAATCGCTGCAGGCGAATATTAATCCCCATTTTCTGTATAACACGCTGGATCAATTGAACTGGATGGCGATCGGCAGCGGTCAGCACGAAATGAGCCGCATACTAGAGCTGATGGGCCGCATGTTCCGTATCGGGCTTTCGAACGGCGAAAGCTTTATAACGATCGCGGATGAGCTGGAGCATATCGGATGTTATCTGGAAATTCAGCGGATTCGGCTGGGCCAAGGCCTGGAATACGAGATTGAAGCGGATGAGACGGTGCGCAGGCTGTTTACGCCGAAAATGCTGCTGCAGCCTTTTGTCGAAAATTCCGTCATGCACGGGTTTCATGCAAGCGGGAAGGGTAAAATATGGATCAAGATGCGTATCCGGGACGGACGTCTTGTCATTACGGTTGAGGATGACGGCATCGGGCTGAATCCGGAACCGAAGCCCCGGAAAATGAGCAAAACCGGAGGATACGGCGTACGCAATGTGCGGGAGCGCATCCGGACGCATTTCGGCGAGCCGTACGATGTAGAGCTGCTGGCCCGGCCGGAAGGCGGCACTATTGTAGAGATTGTTATACCCGTATTGCATAAACGGCCCGGCACCTTTTTGGAATAA
- a CDS encoding AraC family transcriptional regulator — translation MAISTSGLTYNHLTPYIRSEACLYGSHSAVARKGWVCGKHLHHMMTEFNLVFKGKTTVTVGSAEFVQQEGDLLIVSPMQMHDFRVDESDEMHYFTMHVQLPDPYFIELLERENINLYPGGHPVNEALTPYIRQIASALSGEVNSRIGLFANLYAICYELEKQLSTNRRPDGGWQPSTPYRIAKEIERLVVADGQEQQAANTTNDNWLEQISQQMGVSRRHAHRVFRQAYGMSPRQYLMVLKRQEAMQMLAGSRDTIETVAHRVGYENVQSFSRQFTEWTGYTPSEFRKLESSGVHHLTPLEL, via the coding sequence ATGGCCATTAGCACATCCGGTTTGACCTACAACCATCTCACGCCTTACATCCGGTCCGAAGCGTGCCTGTACGGCTCCCATTCGGCGGTCGCCCGCAAAGGCTGGGTATGCGGGAAGCATCTTCATCATATGATGACGGAGTTCAATCTCGTCTTCAAAGGAAAAACGACGGTTACCGTCGGCAGCGCCGAGTTCGTGCAGCAGGAAGGCGATCTGCTTATTGTTTCTCCGATGCAAATGCATGATTTTCGCGTGGACGAGTCGGACGAAATGCATTATTTTACGATGCATGTGCAGCTGCCCGACCCTTATTTCATCGAATTGCTTGAACGCGAAAATATAAATTTGTATCCGGGAGGCCATCCGGTGAATGAAGCGCTGACGCCATACATCCGGCAAATCGCCTCGGCTTTGTCCGGCGAGGTCAACTCCCGCATCGGGCTGTTCGCCAATCTGTACGCCATATGCTACGAGCTGGAAAAACAGCTGAGCACAAACCGGAGACCAGATGGCGGCTGGCAGCCTTCCACTCCGTACCGGATTGCCAAAGAAATCGAACGTCTTGTTGTTGCCGACGGACAAGAGCAGCAGGCGGCGAATACAACCAATGACAATTGGCTGGAGCAAATCTCGCAGCAGATGGGTGTCAGCAGGCGCCACGCGCATCGTGTATTCAGGCAAGCCTACGGCATGTCGCCGCGCCAATATTTAATGGTGCTGAAACGCCAGGAAGCGATGCAAATGCTGGCCGGCAGCCGGGATACGATTGAGACGGTCGCGCATCGTGTCGGATATGAGAATGTGCAAAGCTTCAGCCGCCAGTTCACCGAATGGACGGGTTATACGCCCAGCGAATTCCGGAAGCTGGAATCGAGCGGCGTCCATCATTTGACGCCGCTGGAGCTGTAA
- a CDS encoding carbohydrate ABC transporter permease, producing the protein MNRTVTVNDSKIEHAIGKKRSSFWSRWETPGIGYLFISPWLIGFFLLTLYPMLLSLYYSFTNYTLMKPKKWVGLDNYHRIFTADDKFIQSLKVTFWYVLGSVPLKLIAALLVAIILNKAVKGISAYRIAIYFPSLIGGSIAVSMLWRNIFGVDGSFNDFLGLFGVQGTGWISNPSTALWSLIVLTIWQFGSSMVIFLAGLKQIPKDLYEASSVDGANRIVQFFRITLPMLSPTIYFNFIMGVIGAFQMFTSAYVITNGGPMNSTLVYAVYLYERAFSRYQLGYASALAWIMLIMIAVVAGLIALSSKYWVFYETDTGRGKRK; encoded by the coding sequence ATGAACCGTACCGTAACGGTTAACGACAGCAAGATCGAGCACGCGATCGGCAAGAAGCGCAGCAGTTTCTGGAGCCGGTGGGAAACGCCGGGTATCGGCTATTTGTTCATCTCGCCATGGCTAATTGGCTTTTTTCTGTTAACGCTTTATCCGATGCTGTTGTCCTTGTATTATTCATTTACGAACTACACGCTGATGAAACCGAAGAAATGGGTGGGCTTGGACAATTATCACCGTATCTTCACAGCAGACGACAAATTTATCCAATCGCTGAAAGTGACGTTCTGGTATGTGCTTGGATCGGTTCCGCTTAAGCTGATTGCCGCATTGCTTGTTGCGATTATTTTAAACAAGGCGGTTAAAGGCATCTCCGCATACCGCATTGCGATTTATTTCCCTTCGCTTATTGGCGGCAGTATCGCGGTGTCGATGCTGTGGCGCAATATTTTTGGCGTAGACGGATCGTTTAACGATTTCCTTGGCTTGTTTGGAGTTCAAGGGACAGGCTGGATCAGCAATCCGAGCACAGCGCTTTGGTCGCTAATTGTGCTGACGATTTGGCAGTTTGGTTCTTCGATGGTTATTTTCCTGGCTGGCCTCAAGCAAATTCCAAAAGATTTGTACGAAGCTTCCAGCGTTGACGGGGCAAACCGGATTGTCCAGTTTTTCCGCATTACGCTGCCGATGCTTTCGCCGACCATTTATTTTAACTTCATTATGGGTGTTATCGGCGCCTTCCAAATGTTTACCTCCGCTTATGTCATTACAAACGGCGGCCCGATGAACTCTACGCTTGTATATGCGGTGTACTTGTACGAACGCGCTTTCAGCCGCTATCAATTAGGATACGCTTCGGCGCTGGCATGGATTATGCTTATTATGATCGCAGTGGTTGCCGGACTTATCGCCCTCAGCTCCAAGTATTGGGTGTTTTATGAAACCGACACTGGAAGGGGGAAACGCAAATGA
- a CDS encoding alpha-glucuronidase family glycosyl hydrolase — protein MEKASIQSQAGYGAWLNHLPLAEGAYREHAASWTKAVVAEGTELCVLTALSELEDGIAKLTGKRPEKDIPQNGSRYIAIGTFAGSAAAKETFSREEQAEVAAEGFRIRTSGRSIVIAGASAQGVLYGAFHLLRLISSGASLDELNLLENPVNGIRMINQWDNIDGSIERGYAGNSIFYANDDIVDDLTRVRDYARMLASVGLNAISINNVNAHRYETMFITERFLPKVARVAETFRKYGIKTFLSINFAAPIEVGGLETADPLEASVQEWWKERAAEIYRYIPDFGGFLVKADSENRPGPFTYDRDHADGANMLADALRPFGGVVIWRCFVYNCKQDWRDRKTDRARAAYDHFTPLDGRFKDNVILQVKNGPMDFQVREPLSPLFGAMPNTNMTIEFQITQEYTGQQRHLCYLVPQWKEALEFETYARGEGSTVKRVADGTLFGRSYGGFAAVSNIGDDANWTGHPLAQANLYGYGRLAWNPDLTSEGIAAEWITQTFGSNEQVLETVSGMLMESWSIYESYTAPLGVGWMVTPHYHYGPDVDGYEYSKWGTYHFADLHGIGVDRTVKSGTGYTAQYQGSNAEVYESLERTPDELLLFFHHVPYTHVLKSGKTVIQHIYDTRFEGAERAAGLTAKWNSLEGLIEPSIFEEGKQRFLIQEEHAQHWRDVLNTYFFRKSGLPDALGRTIY, from the coding sequence ATGGAGAAAGCATCAATTCAATCGCAAGCCGGCTATGGCGCCTGGCTGAATCACCTGCCCCTGGCTGAAGGAGCATATCGGGAACACGCCGCTTCCTGGACGAAAGCGGTAGTGGCGGAAGGAACGGAGCTGTGCGTATTGACGGCTTTGTCCGAACTCGAGGACGGTATTGCCAAGCTGACGGGCAAACGCCCGGAGAAAGATATCCCGCAAAACGGCAGCCGCTACATTGCCATCGGCACATTCGCCGGCAGCGCTGCCGCTAAAGAAACGTTCAGCCGCGAAGAGCAGGCTGAAGTAGCGGCGGAAGGCTTCCGCATCCGCACGAGCGGCCGCTCCATTGTCATTGCGGGCGCTTCCGCGCAAGGGGTTCTGTACGGCGCGTTTCATTTGCTGCGCCTGATCAGCAGCGGCGCATCGCTGGATGAGCTTAATCTGCTCGAAAATCCGGTTAACGGCATCCGGATGATCAACCAATGGGACAACATCGACGGCAGCATTGAACGCGGTTATGCCGGCAACTCGATTTTTTATGCCAACGATGATATCGTGGACGATTTGACGAGAGTGCGCGATTACGCCAGAATGTTGGCATCGGTAGGCTTAAACGCGATTTCCATCAATAATGTGAATGCTCACCGTTACGAAACAATGTTTATTACGGAACGCTTTCTGCCGAAGGTGGCACGCGTAGCGGAGACGTTCCGCAAATACGGCATCAAAACATTCCTAAGCATTAACTTTGCGGCGCCGATCGAAGTCGGCGGGCTGGAAACAGCCGATCCGCTGGAAGCGTCGGTTCAGGAATGGTGGAAAGAACGCGCGGCTGAAATTTACCGCTACATTCCGGATTTTGGCGGCTTCCTTGTAAAAGCCGATTCGGAGAACCGCCCAGGCCCGTTTACGTATGACCGCGACCATGCCGACGGTGCCAACATGCTGGCGGATGCGCTCCGCCCGTTCGGCGGCGTTGTCATCTGGCGCTGCTTCGTGTACAACTGCAAGCAGGATTGGCGTGACCGCAAGACGGACCGCGCCCGCGCTGCGTACGATCATTTTACGCCGCTGGACGGACGGTTTAAGGACAACGTCATCCTGCAGGTGAAAAACGGCCCGATGGACTTCCAGGTGCGCGAACCGTTGTCTCCGCTGTTTGGCGCGATGCCAAATACGAATATGACGATCGAATTCCAGATTACGCAGGAATATACGGGCCAGCAGCGCCATCTATGCTACCTGGTGCCGCAGTGGAAGGAAGCGCTTGAGTTTGAAACGTATGCGCGCGGCGAAGGCTCGACCGTGAAGCGTGTAGCTGATGGAACCCTGTTTGGGCGTTCCTACGGCGGATTTGCAGCGGTGTCCAACATTGGCGACGACGCCAACTGGACCGGTCATCCGCTTGCGCAGGCGAATTTGTACGGCTACGGCCGCCTCGCCTGGAACCCGGACTTGACTTCGGAGGGCATCGCAGCGGAATGGATTACACAAACGTTTGGCTCTAATGAACAGGTGCTTGAAACCGTCAGCGGCATGCTGATGGAATCGTGGAGCATCTATGAATCCTATACGGCACCGCTTGGCGTAGGCTGGATGGTAACGCCTCATTATCATTACGGTCCGGATGTGGACGGTTATGAATATTCGAAGTGGGGAACGTACCATTTTGCCGACCTGCACGGCATTGGCGTAGACCGTACCGTGAAGTCGGGTACCGGTTATACGGCGCAATACCAAGGCTCGAACGCGGAAGTCTACGAGTCGCTGGAGCGTACGCCGGACGAATTGCTGCTGTTCTTCCATCATGTGCCGTACACGCATGTGCTGAAATCCGGCAAAACGGTCATTCAACATATTTACGACACTCGTTTTGAAGGCGCGGAGCGTGCTGCCGGACTGACGGCGAAATGGAATTCGCTGGAAGGGCTTATTGAGCCGTCCATCTTTGAGGAAGGCAAGCAGCGCTTCCTCATTCAAGAGGAGCATGCCCAGCATTGGCGCGACGTGCTGAATACGTATTTCTTCCGCAAAAGCGGGCTGCCTGACGCATTAGGCCGCACCATCTATTAA
- the uxaC gene encoding glucuronate isomerase codes for MIAFHTDKLLLTNNTAKTLFHEYASQMPIYDYHSHLDQSKIAAGYQFSNITELWLNGDHYKWRALRWLGVDEAYITGAASDKDKFLAWAKAVPKMAGNPLYHWTHLELDRYFGITDRLSEHNAEDIWNRCNEQLQHKSLSASGILDKFNVKVVCTTDDPVDSLNDHRAIRDQGKLSTKVAPTFRPDRILDIQRADFRDYMRQLAEASRTEINGLTDLLQAVAVRVQYFHEHGCRLSDHGMGELPFAPATEQEASRILKLALAGEAVSKAEAEAYQTFIMLRLGELYSKHGWTMQLHIGAIRNNNTRMSALLGKDSGYDSILDYHLARSLNGLLNEMDKTDQLPKTIVYSLYPYQYEAIATAIGNFQGGGVSGKLQLGAAWWFHDQKEGMLQQMKALSSIGLISTFVGMLTDSRSFMSFPRHEYFRRLLCSMFGTWMEEGELPMDMEYAGEMIRDICYRNAEAYFGI; via the coding sequence ATGATTGCTTTTCATACCGATAAGCTGCTATTGACGAACAATACGGCCAAAACCTTGTTCCATGAATATGCATCGCAAATGCCGATTTACGATTATCACAGCCATCTGGACCAAAGCAAAATCGCTGCGGGCTATCAGTTCAGCAACATCACCGAGCTGTGGCTGAACGGCGATCATTATAAATGGAGAGCGCTGCGCTGGCTGGGTGTGGATGAAGCGTACATAACCGGTGCGGCTTCTGACAAGGACAAATTTCTGGCTTGGGCGAAAGCGGTTCCCAAAATGGCCGGCAATCCGCTGTACCATTGGACGCATCTGGAGCTTGACCGGTATTTTGGCATTACCGACCGCCTGTCCGAGCACAATGCCGAGGATATCTGGAACCGCTGCAACGAGCAGCTGCAGCATAAATCGTTAAGCGCATCCGGTATTTTAGATAAGTTCAATGTCAAAGTCGTGTGCACGACGGATGATCCGGTCGATTCGCTGAACGATCACCGTGCTATACGTGATCAAGGCAAGTTGTCCACGAAAGTGGCTCCGACATTCCGTCCTGACCGCATTCTCGATATTCAGCGCGCCGATTTCCGCGACTATATGCGCCAGCTTGCAGAAGCTTCGCGGACGGAAATTAACGGGTTGACCGATTTGCTTCAGGCCGTGGCTGTGCGGGTACAATATTTCCATGAACATGGCTGCCGCTTATCCGACCACGGCATGGGCGAGCTGCCGTTTGCACCGGCAACGGAGCAGGAAGCGTCCCGCATCCTGAAGCTGGCGCTTGCAGGCGAGGCGGTGAGCAAAGCCGAAGCGGAGGCGTACCAGACGTTTATCATGCTTCGCCTTGGCGAGCTGTACAGCAAACACGGCTGGACGATGCAGCTGCATATCGGAGCGATCCGCAACAACAATACGCGCATGTCCGCTTTGCTGGGCAAGGACAGCGGATACGATTCCATTCTCGATTATCACTTGGCGCGTTCGCTGAACGGGCTGCTGAATGAGATGGACAAAACAGACCAGCTGCCAAAAACGATTGTATACTCCTTGTACCCGTACCAATACGAAGCGATTGCGACGGCCATCGGCAACTTCCAGGGCGGCGGCGTAAGCGGCAAGCTCCAGCTTGGCGCGGCATGGTGGTTTCACGACCAGAAGGAAGGCATGCTGCAGCAGATGAAGGCGTTGTCGAGCATCGGCCTCATCAGTACGTTCGTCGGTATGCTGACCGATTCGCGCAGCTTTATGTCGTTCCCTCGCCACGAATATTTCCGCCGTCTGCTGTGCAGCATGTTCGGCACATGGATGGAAGAAGGCGAGCTGCCGATGGATATGGAATACGCAGGTGAAATGATACGCGATATTTGTTACCGCAATGCTGAAGCTTACTTCGGCATTTAA